GGTGGAACGTTACCTGAATTAAAAACTTCTGTTGCAGGAGAAAAAGTTTATATAGTTGATTTTTCTGATAAAGCTCAAGCTCCAAAAGATATTATGGAAGCTACAATCTTAGGGATAGTAGATCATCATAAACTAGGTGATTTAACCACAGATACACCCTTAGAGTGCTGGATTCGTCCTATTGGATGTACAAATACAGTTATAAAAGAGATGTACGATTATCATGGAGTTGATATTCCAAAAGATATCGCAGGTATGATGTTATGTGCAATTTTAAGTGATACTGTAATTTTCAAATCACCTACATGTACTAAAGCAGATACAAAGGTTTGTAAAGAGCTTGCTAAGATTGCTGAAATAGAAGATTATAAAGCACTTGGCATGGAGATGTTTATAGTTAAATCTGCAGTAGAAGGTGCAACAGCTCGTGAGTTGAATACTCGTGATTATAAAGAGTTTGACATGGGAAGTTCTAGACTTGGAGTAGGGCAGCTTGAAGTAGTTGACTTAAGTGTATTTGACGAAATAAAATATGATTTACATAAAGACATGAAAAAATTAAAAGATGAGGGCAATCTGCACTCAGTTCTTATACTTTTAACTGATATTATGAGAGAGGGTTCACAACTTTTAGTTCTAAGTGATGATGAGAGTAAGATAGAAGCTGCTTTTGAATGTAAACTTGAAAATTCCGAAGTTTGGCTTGATGGAGTTTTAAGCCGTAAAAAGCAGGTTATACCTTTTCTTCAAAGACAGTTTTAATTATCTATTTATTGGAGTAATGTGTGGCGCTCACAATATCTCCAATAATTGCTCTGTGGTAGGTGTATGGTTTTTTTATATTGCTTATCACATATCTC
The sequence above is drawn from the Candidatus Sulfurimonas baltica genome and encodes:
- a CDS encoding manganese-dependent inorganic pyrophosphatase — protein: MSTYIFGHTNPDSDSIIGAISLSYLKNQLGEECVPTRQGEISPETEFILNKFGGTLPELKTSVAGEKVYIVDFSDKAQAPKDIMEATILGIVDHHKLGDLTTDTPLECWIRPIGCTNTVIKEMYDYHGVDIPKDIAGMMLCAILSDTVIFKSPTCTKADTKVCKELAKIAEIEDYKALGMEMFIVKSAVEGATARELNTRDYKEFDMGSSRLGVGQLEVVDLSVFDEIKYDLHKDMKKLKDEGNLHSVLILLTDIMREGSQLLVLSDDESKIEAAFECKLENSEVWLDGVLSRKKQVIPFLQRQF